One genomic segment of Fimbriimonadaceae bacterium includes these proteins:
- a CDS encoding phytanoyl-CoA dioxygenase family protein — MDLSTLHQPVSDLFADAHAEDPQGFRLSEEQVAFFHENGYLTGVRVLTDAQVEALREQLAPLMVSGHEGEELWHEYHSNESTNPDTVLFHALGAWRIQPGFHDALWNPRFAVPAAQLLGGRVRFWHDQLFCKPVRHGGVVAWHQDYSYWTRTKPMAHLTCWIGLDDATRDNGCLAYIPRSHEWELLPVTGLAGDMDAIQTVLSEEQKAAFHPVYAELRAGEAAFHHPLLVHGSYENRTDRPRRAMVINAMRDGVCSYTDEPLLQGVPRIRKGEKVDGQFFPLLGS; from the coding sequence ATGGACCTTTCCACCCTCCACCAACCCGTCTCCGACCTTTTCGCCGATGCGCATGCGGAGGACCCCCAAGGGTTCCGGCTGTCCGAAGAGCAGGTGGCGTTCTTCCATGAGAACGGCTACCTGACCGGGGTGCGCGTGCTGACCGATGCGCAGGTCGAAGCGCTTCGCGAGCAGTTGGCCCCGCTGATGGTCTCCGGGCACGAAGGCGAAGAGCTGTGGCACGAGTACCACTCCAACGAGTCCACCAACCCCGACACGGTGCTGTTCCACGCGCTGGGGGCGTGGCGGATCCAGCCCGGCTTCCACGACGCGCTCTGGAACCCGCGCTTCGCCGTGCCCGCGGCCCAACTGCTGGGCGGCCGCGTGCGGTTCTGGCACGACCAGCTCTTCTGCAAGCCCGTACGGCACGGCGGGGTGGTTGCGTGGCACCAGGATTACTCCTACTGGACGCGCACGAAGCCGATGGCGCACCTCACGTGCTGGATCGGACTGGACGACGCCACGCGCGACAACGGGTGCCTGGCGTACATCCCGAGGAGCCACGAGTGGGAGCTGCTTCCCGTCACGGGTCTCGCGGGGGACATGGACGCGATCCAGACAGTGCTGAGCGAGGAGCAGAAGGCCGCGTTCCACCCCGTGTACGCCGAGCTGAGGGCCGGGGAAGCCGCGTTCCACCACCCGCTGCTCGTGCACGGCTCGTACGAGAACCGCACCGATCGCCCGCGCCGGGCAATGGTGATCAACGCGATGCGAGACGGCGTGTGCTCCTACACCGACGAACCCCTGCTGCAGGGGGTGCCTCGCATTCGGAAGGGGGAGAAGGTGGACGGCCAGTTCTTCCCACTGCTTGGATCCTAG
- a CDS encoding 3-deoxy-7-phosphoheptulonate synthase yields MPNSPQGRPASPKDDPSSAIRVDDVRIREVKELTPPAHLLREFPTTPSSESLTFGTREAVHRVLHGADDRMLVIVGPCSIHDVRAAREYGERLARIRGEFESELIVVMRVYFEKPRTTVGWKGLINDPNLDGSFQINKGLRVARKLLWELNELGIPCGTEYLDMISPQYYADLISWGAIGARTTESQVHRELSSGLSCPVGFKNGTDGNVRIAVDAIKAAQSPHHFLSVTKGGHSAIVSTKGNEDCHIILRGGRQPNYGAESVDSACKALAAGALAQRLMIDLSHGNSGKEYRNQTAVGAEVARQVAEGDERIFGVMLESHLKAGRQDLEPGQELEYGKSITDACLGWEETVPLLEGMAAAVRRRRLVVEGRS; encoded by the coding sequence ATGCCGAACTCCCCGCAAGGGCGCCCCGCCTCTCCGAAGGACGACCCGTCGTCGGCCATTCGCGTCGACGACGTCCGCATCCGCGAGGTCAAGGAGTTGACGCCGCCCGCGCATCTCCTGCGCGAGTTTCCGACCACGCCGAGTTCGGAGTCGCTCACGTTTGGGACGCGCGAGGCTGTTCATCGCGTGTTGCACGGCGCGGACGACCGCATGCTCGTGATCGTCGGGCCGTGCTCCATCCACGATGTCCGCGCGGCGCGGGAGTACGGGGAGCGGTTGGCGCGGATTCGCGGAGAATTCGAATCGGAGCTGATCGTCGTGATGCGCGTCTACTTCGAGAAGCCGCGCACGACGGTGGGCTGGAAGGGTCTCATCAACGACCCCAACCTCGATGGGAGCTTCCAGATCAACAAGGGCTTGAGGGTTGCCCGCAAGCTCTTGTGGGAGCTGAACGAGTTGGGGATCCCATGCGGCACCGAGTACCTCGATATGATCTCGCCGCAGTACTACGCGGATCTGATCAGTTGGGGTGCGATCGGCGCCCGGACGACGGAGAGTCAGGTGCATCGGGAGCTTTCTTCGGGCCTTTCGTGCCCCGTGGGTTTTAAGAACGGGACGGATGGGAACGTCCGCATCGCCGTGGACGCGATCAAGGCCGCGCAGTCGCCGCACCACTTCCTATCGGTGACCAAGGGCGGCCACTCGGCCATCGTTTCGACCAAGGGCAACGAGGATTGCCACATCATCCTGCGCGGAGGTCGCCAACCCAACTACGGCGCCGAGAGCGTCGACTCCGCGTGCAAGGCGTTGGCGGCCGGGGCGTTGGCGCAGCGCCTGATGATCGATCTCTCGCATGGCAACAGCGGCAAGGAGTACCGCAACCAAACGGCGGTCGGCGCAGAAGTCGCGCGCCAGGTGGCCGAGGGCGACGAGCGCATCTTCGGCGTGATGCTTGAATCGCATTTGAAAGCTGGTCGTCAGGACCTCGAGCCGGGGCAGGAGCTGGAGTACGGCAAGAGCATCACGGACGCGTGCCTCGGCTGGGAGGAGACGGTCCCCCTGCTCGAAGGCATGGCGGCCGCTGTGCGGAGGCGCCGATTGGTGGTGGAAGGCCGTTCGTAG
- a CDS encoding DNA polymerase III subunit alpha, with translation MSFVHLHNHTEYSLLDGANRIPSMVKRAKELGMQALSISDHGVMFGVMEFYLECKKQGIKPILGVEAYVAPNGLGKRNGREENETYHLLLLAKNLEGYRNLCKLSSIAALEGYYYKPRIDHELLRKHSEGLIGTSTCLGSEICQELLKGSYDKAQYLAGMYAEIFGEGNYFIELQDHRLKEQAMIREPLLRIARELNLPTIATNDAHYLCKTDSKPHDVLLCIQTGSLVEDNKRMRFETDEFYLKSEEEMAALFPDVPEALENTALIAEMCEVELGSQRANMPDPELPEGETPRSYLRKVATEQLAKRVKGADERALERLEYELGVIEKTGFESYFLLVREFADFTRESGIHFGVRGSAAGSLVSYCLGITDIDPLEYDLTFERFLNPERVSMPDIDMDFEDARRDEVIKWVTERYGNDRVAQIVTFGTLGAKAAIKDCGRVQGYTPQETDRICKTVPNLPGMSLARALKESADFRQLVNTEPKVASLVEIAKSVEGMARHCGVHAAGIVISKEPLMEHVPLYRGNDGQAITAYEMGILEKIGLLKMDFLGLSNLTVLAKAVDNIQKARGIELDVGALPLDDEPTYELLARGDTVGVFQLESGGMTRYVQQLKPQSVRELAAMVALYRPGPMEHIPRFIDYKFGRATPEYLDERMRPILEETYGVIVYQDQVLKLVQALAGFSLGKADILRRAMGKKDKKAMDSMHVEFMSGADANGVAAEAAQQVWEMLLPFAGYAFNKAHAVCYAMIAYQTAYLKANYPVEYMAALLAVYRSKEDRVTNFIEECRRQKISVLPPDISLSEVDFCIEHPESLRGEPPKRGAKAPQPGIRFGLAAIKGVGEGLVQAAIADREENGPFRHLFDVADRLKQAGLNRAALDALVRAGALDSIDRNRRKLAEHVDAAMVYAERRGRDREGGQKSIFEEDGDTAAPSFPDLPETETFSRSELLAMEKELMGIYVSDHPLRGMERRIQQSSTHTCGSVEELEEGTSVRLAGVIAALRTITTKQSGKKMATMTLEDFSGQAQVIVFPAVYERFREAIVKDSVVRMRGAVMHRERAGSSGEKSIEIRMEDVEPIEPVLDLQMGGAMDAKRLVIRIEKATPRQLQGLKGLLCKHPGMYEVEVQILPRSTFHPLLLDYTVAPTSDLLASIKNVVTECELELVAPDGSAAEYE, from the coding sequence GTGTCCTTCGTCCACCTCCACAACCACACCGAATACAGCCTCCTCGACGGCGCCAACCGCATTCCGTCGATGGTCAAACGCGCCAAGGAGTTGGGGATGCAGGCGCTCTCCATCAGCGACCACGGCGTGATGTTCGGGGTGATGGAGTTCTATCTCGAGTGCAAGAAGCAGGGGATCAAACCCATCCTCGGGGTCGAGGCGTATGTGGCGCCCAATGGTCTGGGAAAGCGCAACGGCCGGGAAGAGAACGAGACGTACCACCTCCTCCTGCTTGCCAAGAACCTCGAGGGGTACCGCAACCTTTGCAAGCTCTCCTCGATCGCCGCGCTCGAGGGCTACTACTACAAGCCCCGCATCGACCACGAGCTTCTTCGCAAGCACAGCGAGGGTCTGATCGGCACGAGCACGTGCTTGGGAAGCGAAATCTGCCAGGAGCTGCTGAAGGGCTCCTACGACAAGGCCCAGTATCTGGCCGGGATGTACGCCGAGATCTTCGGCGAGGGCAATTACTTCATCGAGCTGCAGGACCACCGGCTCAAGGAGCAGGCGATGATTCGCGAGCCCCTCCTTCGCATCGCGCGCGAGCTGAACCTGCCGACGATCGCCACCAACGACGCGCACTACCTGTGCAAGACCGATTCGAAGCCGCACGACGTGCTGCTCTGCATCCAAACCGGCTCGCTCGTCGAAGACAACAAGCGCATGCGCTTCGAGACGGACGAGTTCTATCTCAAGTCCGAAGAGGAGATGGCTGCGCTGTTCCCGGACGTGCCCGAGGCGCTTGAGAACACGGCGCTCATCGCCGAGATGTGCGAGGTCGAGCTGGGCAGCCAGCGGGCGAACATGCCCGATCCCGAACTCCCCGAAGGCGAAACGCCCCGCTCGTACTTGCGCAAGGTCGCGACCGAGCAACTTGCCAAGCGCGTGAAGGGTGCCGACGAGCGTGCCCTGGAGAGGCTCGAGTACGAGCTGGGCGTCATCGAGAAGACGGGCTTCGAGTCCTACTTTTTGCTTGTGCGCGAGTTCGCCGATTTCACCCGCGAGAGCGGCATCCACTTCGGCGTGCGGGGTTCGGCCGCGGGCTCGCTGGTCTCGTACTGCCTGGGGATTACCGATATCGACCCGCTGGAGTACGACCTCACGTTCGAGCGCTTCCTCAACCCGGAGCGCGTGTCGATGCCCGACATCGACATGGACTTCGAGGACGCGCGCCGCGACGAGGTGATCAAGTGGGTCACCGAGCGCTACGGGAACGACCGCGTGGCGCAGATCGTGACCTTCGGGACGCTGGGCGCGAAGGCGGCGATCAAGGATTGCGGCCGCGTGCAGGGTTACACGCCCCAGGAGACCGACCGGATCTGCAAGACCGTGCCGAACCTGCCTGGGATGAGCCTGGCGAGGGCGCTCAAGGAGTCCGCGGATTTCCGCCAGCTCGTGAACACGGAGCCGAAGGTCGCCTCGCTCGTCGAGATCGCGAAGTCGGTCGAGGGGATGGCGCGGCACTGCGGCGTGCACGCGGCGGGCATCGTGATCAGCAAGGAGCCGCTGATGGAGCACGTCCCGCTCTACCGCGGCAACGACGGCCAGGCCATCACCGCCTACGAGATGGGCATCCTCGAGAAGATCGGGCTGCTCAAGATGGATTTCTTGGGTCTGTCGAACCTCACCGTGCTCGCCAAGGCGGTGGACAACATCCAGAAGGCACGGGGCATCGAACTGGACGTGGGCGCCCTGCCGCTGGACGACGAGCCCACCTACGAACTGCTGGCGCGCGGAGACACGGTCGGCGTGTTCCAGCTCGAGTCGGGCGGCATGACCCGCTACGTTCAGCAACTGAAGCCGCAGAGCGTCCGGGAGCTGGCGGCCATGGTCGCGCTCTACCGGCCCGGTCCGATGGAACACATTCCGCGGTTCATCGACTACAAGTTCGGGCGGGCGACCCCCGAATACCTCGACGAGCGGATGCGCCCGATCCTCGAGGAGACGTACGGCGTCATCGTCTACCAGGACCAGGTGCTCAAGCTCGTACAAGCGCTAGCCGGGTTCTCCCTCGGCAAAGCGGACATCCTGCGCCGGGCGATGGGGAAGAAGGACAAGAAGGCGATGGACTCGATGCACGTCGAGTTCATGTCGGGCGCGGACGCGAACGGAGTGGCCGCGGAAGCCGCACAACAGGTTTGGGAGATGCTGCTCCCGTTTGCCGGCTACGCGTTCAACAAGGCGCATGCCGTGTGCTATGCGATGATCGCGTACCAGACCGCGTACCTCAAGGCCAACTACCCCGTGGAGTACATGGCGGCGCTCCTCGCCGTTTACCGTTCGAAGGAGGACCGTGTCACGAACTTCATCGAGGAGTGTCGGCGGCAGAAGATCTCGGTGCTGCCTCCGGACATCAGCCTGTCGGAAGTGGACTTCTGCATCGAGCACCCGGAGTCCCTACGGGGCGAGCCGCCCAAGCGCGGGGCCAAGGCCCCCCAGCCCGGCATCCGTTTCGGGCTCGCGGCGATCAAAGGGGTGGGCGAGGGCTTGGTGCAGGCCGCGATCGCAGATCGCGAGGAGAACGGGCCGTTCCGCCACCTGTTCGACGTCGCAGACCGCCTCAAGCAGGCGGGGCTGAATCGCGCCGCACTGGATGCTTTGGTGCGGGCGGGGGCGCTGGACTCGATCGATCGCAACCGCCGCAAGCTGGCCGAACACGTGGATGCGGCGATGGTGTACGCCGAGCGCCGAGGGCGGGATCGCGAGGGCGGTCAGAAGAGCATTTTCGAGGAGGACGGAGACACCGCCGCGCCTTCGTTCCCGGATCTTCCCGAGACCGAGACGTTCTCGCGCTCCGAGCTTTTGGCCATGGAGAAGGAGTTGATGGGCATCTACGTGTCCGATCACCCCCTTCGAGGCATGGAGCGGCGCATCCAACAGAGTTCGACGCACACGTGCGGTTCGGTCGAAGAGTTGGAGGAGGGGACGAGTGTTCGGCTGGCGGGGGTCATCGCCGCTTTGCGGACGATCACGACCAAGCAGTCCGGCAAGAAGATGGCGACGATGACCCTCGAGGATTTCTCCGGCCAAGCGCAGGTCATCGTCTTTCCCGCCGTGTACGAGCGCTTCCGCGAGGCGATCGTGAAGGACTCGGTCGTGCGGATGCGCGGGGCTGTGATGCACCGCGAGCGCGCGGGCAGCAGCGGTGAGAAGAGCATCGAGATCCGGATGGAGGACGTCGAGCCGATCGAGCCCGTGCTGGACCTGCAGATGGGGGGTGCGATGGACGCGAAGCGCCTGGTGATCCGCATCGAGAAGGCGACGCCGAGGCAGCTTCAGGGCCTCAAAGGGTTGTTGTGCAAGCATCCGGGCATGTACGAGGTCGAGGTGCAGATTCTCCCGCGCTCCACGTTCCACCCCTTGCTGCTCGATTACACCGTCGCCCCGACGAGCGACTTGCTCGCCTCGATCAAGAACGTGGTGACCGAGTGCGAGTTGGAGCTCGTTGCGCCAGATGGTTCGGCGGCGGAGTATGAATAG
- the trpA gene encoding tryptophan synthase subunit alpha: MSDSNSPLAERFARLRAKGEKALVLFVTAGDPPLEELPAILETLAEAGADVIEVGMPFSDPIADGPTIQASSQRALDRGATPSKVLEALGAVQMDVPRVLMGYYNPVLRRGLDAFASAAAAAGVSGTIISDLTPEEAQPWRDASLAHGLDTIFLVAPTSTEARLERACSMATGFVYAVSRTGVTGAGNQVPADVGSLVRRVRAHTETPVCVGFGISTPEHVRAVCADADGAVVGSWLVDLLAQHWQGGAGREKVRSAVAALKAATRGVALPD, from the coding sequence ATGAGCGATTCCAACTCCCCATTGGCCGAGCGCTTCGCGCGGTTGCGTGCGAAGGGTGAGAAGGCGTTGGTCTTGTTCGTCACCGCCGGCGATCCGCCCCTGGAGGAGCTGCCCGCGATCCTCGAGACGTTGGCCGAGGCGGGAGCGGACGTGATCGAGGTCGGCATGCCCTTCAGCGACCCGATTGCGGATGGGCCGACCATCCAGGCGAGCAGCCAGCGGGCGTTGGACCGCGGCGCCACGCCGTCGAAGGTCCTGGAGGCGCTTGGCGCGGTCCAGATGGACGTGCCGCGGGTGTTGATGGGCTACTACAACCCGGTCCTTCGGCGCGGTTTGGACGCCTTTGCCTCAGCGGCCGCGGCCGCCGGTGTTTCGGGCACGATCATCAGCGATCTGACGCCGGAGGAGGCCCAGCCCTGGCGGGACGCGAGTCTCGCCCACGGCCTCGACACGATCTTCCTCGTCGCCCCGACGAGCACGGAGGCGCGCTTGGAGAGGGCGTGTTCGATGGCGACGGGTTTCGTCTACGCGGTCTCGCGCACCGGCGTCACCGGGGCGGGGAACCAGGTGCCGGCCGACGTGGGGAGTTTGGTGCGGAGGGTGCGCGCCCACACGGAGACGCCGGTGTGCGTCGGGTTCGGGATCAGCACTCCCGAGCACGTGCGGGCCGTATGTGCGGACGCGGACGGGGCCGTGGTGGGCAGTTGGCTGGTCGACCTCCTCGCGCAGCACTGGCAGGGCGGCGCGGGCCGGGAGAAGGTGCGCTCCGCCGTCGCCGCCCTGAAGGCCGCCACCCGAGGTGTTGCACTCCCAGATTAG
- a CDS encoding NAD(P)/FAD-dependent oxidoreductase, producing MSSHTTKYLLIGGGVASVSAAQTIRDHDKEGSILLVCGENHPPYDRPPVSKSALAKDTFADDDAYSKFDNFYPDNHIDLLVGVRATRLDPAARTATLENGDTVTYEKALLATGAKPHGSDLPGAELPGVFYLRTLDDARNLREVFPRHPDVVVVGAGYLGIEVAAACIGRGLKTTIVSAGGHPWHLFASETTGSFIKTRFEREGARFVLGHHVIGVAGTSRAEAVVTDAGTTSAQCVVICTGAELNTELASAAGLKVATDGGIVVDSKLQTSDPHVWAAGDVAHFDDVVLGKQWHAEHHLHARWQGRAAGANMAGADTPYDQVPYFFSDFLDLHMILRGDSELVGESTFYGSVKDGEFVELYFEGDGTIRKGIAISHDEPKLDPISETLERLIRERKDVREVRAKEFGF from the coding sequence ATGAGCTCCCACACCACGAAGTACCTCCTCATCGGCGGCGGGGTCGCCAGCGTTTCCGCGGCGCAGACGATCCGCGACCACGACAAGGAAGGCTCGATCCTCCTCGTGTGCGGGGAGAACCACCCCCCGTACGACCGGCCGCCCGTCTCCAAGTCGGCTTTGGCCAAGGACACGTTCGCCGACGACGACGCCTACAGCAAGTTCGACAACTTCTATCCCGACAACCACATCGACCTCCTGGTGGGGGTCCGCGCGACGCGGCTCGACCCCGCCGCGCGAACTGCGACGCTGGAGAACGGCGACACCGTGACCTACGAGAAGGCGCTCCTCGCCACCGGCGCAAAACCCCACGGGTCGGATCTGCCCGGCGCGGAACTCCCCGGCGTCTTCTACCTCCGCACCCTGGACGACGCGCGCAACCTGCGCGAGGTGTTTCCCAGGCATCCGGACGTCGTGGTCGTCGGCGCGGGCTACCTCGGCATCGAGGTGGCAGCCGCCTGCATTGGGCGCGGGCTCAAGACCACCATCGTGTCTGCAGGCGGACACCCCTGGCACCTCTTCGCCAGCGAAACCACCGGATCGTTCATCAAGACGCGCTTCGAGCGCGAGGGCGCGCGTTTTGTGCTCGGACACCACGTGATCGGCGTGGCCGGGACGTCCCGCGCCGAGGCGGTGGTCACGGACGCGGGCACGACGTCCGCACAGTGCGTCGTGATCTGCACCGGTGCCGAACTCAACACGGAGTTGGCGAGCGCCGCGGGGCTGAAGGTGGCGACCGACGGCGGCATCGTCGTGGACTCCAAGCTCCAAACCAGCGATCCACACGTCTGGGCCGCCGGCGACGTGGCCCACTTCGACGACGTGGTGCTCGGCAAGCAGTGGCATGCCGAACACCACCTCCACGCGCGATGGCAGGGCCGAGCGGCCGGAGCCAACATGGCGGGCGCCGACACTCCCTACGACCAGGTCCCCTACTTCTTCTCCGACTTCCTCGACCTGCACATGATTCTGCGGGGCGATTCGGAGCTGGTGGGCGAATCCACGTTCTACGGCTCGGTGAAGGACGGCGAGTTCGTCGAGCTGTACTTCGAGGGCGACGGGACGATCCGCAAGGGCATCGCCATCAGCCACGACGAGCCGAAGCTCGACCCCATCTCCGAGACACTGGAAAGGCTGATCCGCGAGCGAAAGGACGTCCGCGAGGTCCGAGCCAAGGAGTTTGGGTTCTAA
- the rpsD gene encoding 30S ribosomal protein S4, producing MANYTGRKTDICRIVGFNIWGKPKCPSSKRPYPPGQHGPNMRDQRRQSEYGEQLQAKQVIRRYYHMMEKQFHNTFKKAARMHGNNSLNFLRLLELRLQTAVWRLGYARSIFQARQMVTHQHILVNGKLVNVPSYQLKVGDVISVRDREASRGMARMNHYEGAPVPAYMDADVVNFSGKIIALPEREDFPNFFQEQQVIEFYAR from the coding sequence ATGGCGAACTACACGGGAAGAAAGACAGATATCTGCCGCATCGTCGGCTTCAACATCTGGGGCAAACCCAAGTGCCCCAGCTCCAAACGGCCGTATCCGCCGGGCCAGCACGGCCCGAACATGCGCGACCAGCGCCGTCAGTCGGAGTACGGGGAGCAGCTTCAGGCGAAGCAGGTGATCCGCCGCTACTACCACATGATGGAGAAGCAGTTCCACAACACGTTCAAGAAGGCCGCGCGCATGCACGGCAACAACAGCTTGAACTTCCTGCGGCTTCTTGAGCTGCGGCTGCAGACCGCGGTGTGGCGCCTCGGCTACGCGCGCTCGATCTTCCAGGCGCGGCAGATGGTCACCCACCAGCACATCCTCGTGAACGGCAAGCTCGTGAACGTGCCCAGCTACCAGCTCAAGGTCGGCGACGTGATCAGCGTCCGCGACCGCGAGGCCAGCCGCGGCATGGCCCGCATGAACCACTACGAAGGCGCCCCGGTCCCGGCGTACATGGACGCCGACGTGGTGAACTTCAGCGGCAAGATCATCGCCCTGCCGGAGCGCGAAGACTTCCCCAACTTCTTCCAAGAGCAACAGGTCATCGAGTTCTACGCCCGCTAA
- a CDS encoding peptidase C39 family protein: MLIAALALADAHRGVSLVAVHDLAGFHVVSERAGERVLESKGVGPGFDWNELVVSWNAEDRARTGLVVEVRARGEGFESKFYTMARWSADRAEPRESVKGQKDADGDVDTDTLKLRQPGRDVDVRITLRAEPPRAQPKIDLLTLCFADRRASPPPLEPFKEAWGKVIEAPRRSQMSYPGGNVLCSPTAVSMILAHWAEVLDRPMLDRDVPEVQAGVFDPKWPGTGNWPFNTAFAGSQPGMRAYVARLTDIAELEAWTAAGFPVATSVSYDLLRGKGKKGSNDGHLVVLVGFTEQGDPVFNDPGKGTEVRQTYQRAHFDAAWASSGRTVYLIYPRYMVPPDDPFGHWVP, translated from the coding sequence ATGCTCATCGCCGCCCTTGCCCTGGCAGACGCGCATCGGGGGGTTTCCCTCGTCGCGGTTCACGATCTCGCCGGCTTTCACGTCGTTTCAGAACGTGCGGGCGAGCGGGTCTTGGAATCCAAAGGGGTCGGGCCGGGATTCGATTGGAACGAACTCGTCGTCTCGTGGAACGCCGAGGATCGGGCGCGGACGGGGCTGGTCGTCGAGGTTCGGGCTCGCGGCGAGGGCTTCGAGTCGAAGTTCTACACGATGGCGCGATGGTCGGCGGATCGTGCGGAGCCGCGCGAGAGCGTCAAGGGTCAGAAGGACGCCGACGGGGACGTGGACACCGACACGCTGAAGCTGCGCCAGCCCGGGCGGGACGTGGACGTGCGCATCACCCTTCGCGCCGAGCCGCCGCGCGCCCAGCCGAAGATCGATCTCCTGACGCTCTGCTTCGCCGATCGACGGGCGTCGCCTCCGCCCTTGGAGCCCTTCAAAGAAGCCTGGGGGAAGGTCATCGAAGCGCCGCGACGGTCTCAGATGAGCTACCCGGGAGGAAACGTGCTGTGCAGCCCGACGGCGGTTTCCATGATCCTCGCGCACTGGGCGGAAGTGCTGGACAGGCCGATGCTCGACCGGGATGTGCCGGAGGTGCAGGCGGGGGTGTTCGATCCCAAATGGCCGGGGACGGGCAACTGGCCCTTCAACACGGCGTTCGCCGGTTCGCAGCCGGGCATGCGGGCGTACGTGGCGCGCCTCACGGACATCGCCGAACTGGAGGCGTGGACCGCGGCGGGGTTCCCCGTGGCGACCTCGGTGAGCTACGACTTGCTGCGGGGCAAGGGGAAGAAGGGATCCAACGACGGGCACCTCGTGGTGCTCGTCGGGTTCACCGAACAGGGCGATCCGGTGTTCAACGACCCCGGGAAGGGAACCGAGGTGCGCCAGACCTACCAGCGCGCGCATTTCGACGCCGCGTGGGCCTCGTCGGGTCGCACGGTGTACCTCATCTACCCCCGTTACATGGTGCCTCCCGACGACCCCTTCGGCCACTGGGTCCCTTAA
- a CDS encoding biotin/lipoyl-binding protein yields the protein MRAFEAGILPAGMKNRVLWIVGVLMLVVCGFGGVAFQKMMAARAESKDTLDKTAKVTRGDLEVRVVETGTIDAVKAVEVKSRVSGRLSQLLVDEGDRVEKGQLIAVIDPKETKLQVERDSASLSGAQSAVERAAIDIAQRRVTAAEDLKQAKARVAQLEAELGIQPTLTSQAIQSAQTAVNTAIQAREQLLKTTQPLDRTNAETELSEATSALQNAQTELARQQELLKQGFVAQRAVEVARLALDQAQSRVARAKDRLGRLETQQKIELQQADERVRQTQTDLERAKANRIQDMVKRKEYETAVASMKKAEAALMDVDALKKSRQQQMATVRQLQSVVGESQRQLGETEIRAPISGVVTKKMVQEGELVASISGFSAGSPIVRIEDRGQMMVKLDVNEIDTARLALGMPAKVDIDALPKLPLEGTVHKIAPASKNAGTAAQGGAETVVKYEVEIWLSSTSPEIRSGMSAKCTIIPEARKGVLQLPVEFVGTDSKGRFVEFPLSKAEEQKKDAKPRREYVQVGLSTGSRIEILSGLKEGDVVARPKYTGPERKGMMQMGADDGDSGGSDEQKKEEGSGS from the coding sequence GTGCGCGCGTTCGAAGCGGGGATACTGCCTGCGGGGATGAAGAACAGGGTTTTATGGATCGTCGGTGTCCTGATGCTCGTCGTCTGCGGATTCGGCGGGGTCGCGTTCCAGAAGATGATGGCGGCTCGGGCCGAATCGAAGGACACTCTGGACAAGACCGCCAAGGTGACGCGCGGGGACTTGGAGGTGCGGGTCGTCGAGACCGGCACCATCGACGCGGTGAAGGCCGTCGAGGTCAAGAGCCGCGTGTCCGGCCGTCTCTCGCAGTTGTTGGTCGATGAGGGCGACCGCGTCGAGAAGGGTCAGTTGATCGCGGTGATCGACCCCAAGGAGACGAAGCTGCAAGTCGAGCGCGACTCCGCGTCGCTGTCAGGGGCCCAAAGCGCCGTCGAGCGGGCGGCGATCGACATCGCGCAGCGCCGCGTGACGGCGGCCGAGGATTTGAAGCAGGCCAAGGCCCGCGTCGCGCAGTTGGAGGCCGAGCTGGGCATTCAGCCGACGTTGACCAGCCAGGCGATCCAATCCGCGCAGACTGCGGTCAACACGGCGATCCAAGCGCGCGAACAGTTGCTGAAGACCACGCAGCCGCTGGACCGCACCAACGCCGAGACCGAGCTGAGCGAAGCGACTTCGGCCCTTCAGAACGCCCAAACCGAATTGGCGCGCCAGCAGGAGCTTCTGAAGCAGGGGTTCGTGGCGCAGCGGGCGGTGGAGGTGGCGAGGTTGGCACTCGATCAGGCGCAGTCGCGCGTGGCGCGGGCGAAGGACCGTCTCGGGCGTCTGGAAACGCAGCAGAAGATCGAGCTGCAGCAGGCCGACGAGCGCGTGAGGCAGACGCAAACCGATCTCGAGCGCGCCAAGGCGAACCGGATCCAGGACATGGTCAAGCGGAAGGAGTACGAGACCGCCGTGGCCTCGATGAAGAAGGCCGAGGCGGCCCTGATGGACGTCGACGCGCTCAAGAAATCGCGCCAGCAGCAGATGGCCACGGTACGGCAGCTCCAGAGCGTGGTCGGCGAGAGCCAGCGGCAGCTCGGTGAGACCGAGATCCGCGCCCCGATCAGCGGAGTCGTGACCAAGAAGATGGTGCAGGAGGGCGAGCTGGTCGCCAGCATCAGCGGGTTCAGCGCCGGCAGTCCGATCGTGCGCATCGAGGATCGCGGCCAGATGATGGTCAAGCTCGACGTGAACGAAATCGACACCGCCCGTCTCGCGTTGGGTATGCCCGCCAAGGTCGACATCGACGCCCTACCCAAGCTGCCGCTGGAAGGGACGGTGCACAAGATCGCTCCGGCCTCGAAGAATGCGGGGACCGCGGCCCAGGGCGGCGCCGAGACCGTGGTGAAGTACGAGGTGGAGATCTGGCTCTCCAGCACTTCGCCCGAAATCCGTTCGGGCATGTCGGCCAAGTGCACGATCATTCCCGAAGCGCGGAAGGGAGTGCTGCAACTGCCGGTGGAGTTTGTCGGTACGGACAGCAAGGGGCGCTTCGTCGAGTTCCCGCTCTCGAAGGCGGAGGAGCAGAAGAAGGATGCCAAGCCGCGTCGCGAGTACGTGCAGGTTGGGTTGAGCACGGGGTCGCGCATCGAGATCCTGTCCGGTCTCAAGGAAGGGGACGTGGTGGCCCGGCCCAAATACACGGGACCCGAGCGCAAGGGCATGATGCAGATGGGAGCCGACGACGGCGACAGCGGCGGTTCGGACGAGCAGAAGAAGGAAGAGGGCTCCGGCTCGTGA